From the Calliopsis andreniformis isolate RMS-2024a chromosome 4, iyCalAndr_principal, whole genome shotgun sequence genome, one window contains:
- the LOC143178510 gene encoding uncharacterized protein LOC143178510: MKLCLASLLLVLGLCDAARRRATAASTTATFEGRQLGHRDRTQENAWDLLELQKLDSHGDLWNKNPTSPANETKLEDSNISARQGYPGLPGGGDSNELPGPISTTSKPSSPITLPPGCNAIRGQFPSPKNCANYLNCWDDVVVEQSCPDGLLFNANSQVCDFSYNVNCGDRPLPPSRPSLPSGSKLCPEPNGRYRSATNCSEFYVCVYRKPIKFSCPRGLVYNDELGVCDYLYNVDCKGAATPKPPPITIGPIITEPPTTQPQPQPQPQPQPPYPQPQPAPPSYGTQPLYPSNPWLGKAHPDAETWHQEPLLPQSDSEKQEEEELLEEPSQQPEQFPNPWNLLQNIPASLVAVPCENGKIHRLNDACTNVVVCRNGRPQLVQCPVGLSYDKPSDSCQLISIAKCQFLFESICDEDRGFSSDKYLP; encoded by the exons ATGAAGCTCTGCTTAGCATCCTTGCTCCTTGTGCTCGGCCTCTGCGACGCGGCCAGAAGAAGAGCGACCGCTGCGTCGACGACGGCTACCTTCGAGGGCAGGCAGTTGGGGCATCGCGATCGAACTCAAG AAAATGCATGGGACCTCCTAGAGCTGCAGAAACTAGACAGCCATGGGGACTTGTGGAACAAAAATCCAACTTCACCCGCGAATGAAACGAAGTTAGAAGACTCAAACATAAGCGCGAGACAGGGTTATCCAGGACTTCCTGGCGGTGGAGACTCGAACGAGTTGCCAGGTCCTATATCGACCACTTCTAAACCATCATCACCTATTACTTTACCTCCTGGATGCAACGCTATACGAGGACAGTTTCCAAGTCCGAAGAATTGTGCTAACTATCTAAATTGTTGGGATGATGTGGTTGTCGAGCAATCCTGCCCCGATGGACTACTGTTTAACGCAAATAGCCAGGTTTGCGACTTCAGTTACAATGTGAACTGTGGGGATCGACCTTTGCCTCCATCAA GACCATCACTGCCTTCCGGATCGAAATTATGCCCAGAGCCGAATGGTCGGTACAGAAGTGCCACGAACTGCTCGGAATTCTACGTGTGCGTTTACAGAAAGCCCATCAAGTTCAGTTGCCCCCGCGGCTTGGTCTACAATGAC GAATTGGGCGTCTGCGATTATCTATACAATGTCGACTGCAAAGGTGCAGCAACACCAAAGCCTCCGCCAATAACAATCGGCCCAATAATAACTGAACCGCCTACTACTCAGCCAcagcctcaacctcaaccccaaCCACAGCCACCCTACCCACAACCACAACCGGCTCCTCCATCCTATGGAACGCAGCCTCTTTATCCCAGCAACCCTTGGCTGGGCAAGGCCCATCCTGACGCTGAGACTTGGCATCAGGAACCTTTGCTGCCACAGTCAGACAGTGAGaaacaagaagaagaagagcTACTCGAGGAGCCATCGCAGCAGCCAGAACAGTTCCCAAATCCTTGGAACCTGCTGCAGAATATTCCAGCGAGCCTCGTTGCCGTGCCATGTGAAAATGGGAAGATTCACAGGCTAAATGACGCGTGCACGAATGTGGTAGTTTGTAGGAATGGTCGGCCGCAGTTGGTTCAGTGTCCCGTGGGGCTTTCATACGATAAACCGTCGGACTCTTGTCAACTGATCTCTATTGCCAAATG TCAATTCTTGTTTGAGAGTATTTGTGACGAGGATCGTGGGTTCTCGTCTGATAAATATTTGCCTTGA